In Vibrio sp. 10N, the following proteins share a genomic window:
- the rfbB gene encoding dTDP-glucose 4,6-dehydratase — MKILVTGGAGFIGSAVVRHILGNTTDSVVNVDCLTYAGNLESLPGAVGNEHYAFEQVDICDFAELQRVFEQHKPDAVMHLAAESHVDRSIDGPSAFIQTNLVGTFNMLEVSRQYWNTLEDSKKSAFRFHHISTDEVYGDLEGTDDLFTEETSYEPSSPYSASKAGSDHLVRAWGRTYGFPVLVTNCSNNYGPYHFPEKLIPLMILNALEGKPLPVYGDGMQIRDWLFVEDHARALYKVVTEGKLGETYNIGGHNEKANIEVVKTICALLEELVPNKPEGVDEYQSLITYVKDRPGHDVRYAIDASKIERELGWKPEETFESGIRKTVEWYLNNKEWWTRVLDGSYTRERLGNN; from the coding sequence ATGAAAATTCTGGTTACAGGTGGCGCAGGCTTTATCGGTAGTGCCGTCGTTCGTCATATTTTAGGTAATACAACAGACAGTGTGGTTAATGTCGATTGTTTGACTTACGCGGGTAATTTAGAGTCATTGCCGGGTGCTGTTGGCAATGAACACTACGCCTTTGAGCAAGTCGATATTTGTGACTTTGCTGAGCTGCAACGTGTGTTTGAGCAGCACAAACCGGATGCGGTAATGCACCTAGCGGCTGAATCACACGTCGACCGTTCTATTGATGGCCCATCTGCGTTTATTCAGACCAACCTTGTAGGTACCTTCAATATGTTGGAAGTATCACGACAGTATTGGAACACCTTAGAAGATAGTAAAAAGTCGGCGTTTCGATTCCACCATATCTCCACAGATGAAGTATATGGCGATCTAGAAGGCACCGATGACTTGTTCACTGAAGAAACCTCTTACGAGCCAAGCAGCCCGTACTCAGCGAGTAAAGCAGGTTCTGATCACCTCGTTCGCGCTTGGGGGCGTACCTATGGATTCCCTGTATTGGTGACCAACTGTTCCAACAACTACGGCCCTTACCATTTCCCAGAAAAGCTTATACCGCTCATGATTCTTAATGCGCTAGAAGGTAAGCCACTGCCGGTTTATGGTGATGGTATGCAAATTCGTGATTGGTTGTTTGTCGAAGATCATGCCCGCGCCCTTTATAAGGTAGTGACGGAAGGTAAGCTTGGCGAAACCTATAACATTGGCGGCCACAACGAAAAGGCAAACATCGAAGTCGTTAAAACTATTTGTGCATTGCTTGAAGAGTTAGTACCGAACAAGCCTGAAGGTGTAGATGAATACCAAAGCTTGATTACTTATGTAAAAGATCGTCCCGGTCACGATGTCCGTTATGCTATCGATGCGTCAAAGATTGAACGTGAACTTGGTTGGAAACCAGAAGAAACGTTTGAATCGGGTATCCGAAAAACGGTTGAATGGTATCTGAATAATAAAGAGTGGTGGACTCGCGTTCTTGATGGTTCTTACACAAGAGAGCGCTTGGGTAACAACTAA